Genomic window (Paenibacillus sp. 37):
GATCACCATTGCATTTACCAACTACTCAGCCCCGGACCACATTCCGCCAGCCAAACTCGTGGACTGGGTGGGCTTCAAGACATTCAGTGATCTGATTCAGTTGAAATCCTGGAGCCAGACATTCTACGGTGTACTGACCTGGACGGTCATCTGGGCCATTCTGGCGACAGTCACCACCTATTTTGGCGGTGTGCTTGTGGCGCTGTTGATTGAACAGCGGGGCATACGCTTCAAGAAGCTGTGGCGTACGATTTTTATTCTGCCTTATGCGATCCCGCAGATCATTTCTTTGCTGCTCATGCGTAATCTGTTTAATGGCCAGTTTGGACCAATCAATACGTACATGAGAGCGTTTGGGCTGGAGGGATTGCCCTGGCTGACAGATCCGTTCTGGGCGAAAGTCACCGTCATTGTTGTCAACATGTGGATCGGTATTCCCGTCAGTATGGTGCTCATTCTGGGTGTATTGACAGCCATCCCTCGTGATCTCTACGAGGCTGCGGAAGTGGATGGAGCATCCGCATTTCAGAAATTTCGAATTATTACGATGCCGTTCATTCTTTTTGCTACAACTCCGGTACTCATTATGCAGTTCGCCGGAAACTTCAACAACTTCAATGTCATCTTCCTGCTGACGAACGGAAATCCGCTACGCGGAGATTATCAGTACGCGGGGGCGACGGACCTGTTGGTAACCTGGCTCTACAAGCTCACGCTCGATAATAACAAGTTCAATATGGCTTCAGCGGTAGGGATTATTATCTTCCTCATCATCGCTTCATTCTCCATCTGGAACTTCCGCCGCTCCAAATCATTCAAGGAGGAGGACATGATTCAATGAAGACACGTAATAATCCGCTGCGTCTGGCCCTGAGTTATGTGTTATTGGTGATTATCGCTATTGTCTCCATCTACCCGGTACTCTGGATCTTTCTCTCTTCCCTGAGACCGGGTGCGGCATTGTTCAGTGAACGGTTGTGGCCCGAAGCATTCACGCTGACTCATTACGGTGAACTGTTCAATAATCCGTCCTTTATGTATGGAAGATGGTATATGAATACGCTGAAAATTGCCTTTTTCACGATGATCTTCTCCACGTTGATGGTGACACTCGGAATGTACGCACTGTCCCGCTTCCGCTTCCGTGGACGTAAAACCATTCTCTCCACCATGCTGATTCTTGGCATGTTCCCAAGCTTTATGAGCATGATTGCGATCTATATCATTTTGCTGCAAGTCAAATTGCTCGATACCCACGCTGCGCTCATTCTGGTCTATTCTTCAGGAGCGGTACTCGGTGGATTTATCGTCAAAGGTTTCTTTGATACGATTCCCCGCAGTCTGGATGAAGCGGCCCGCATGGATGGTGCGAGTCATCTGCGTGTATTTACCAGCATCATCCTGCCCTTATCCAAGCCAATGCTGACCTATGTGGCATTAACCAGTTTTACTGGTGCGTGGATGGACTTTATCTTCGCCCGCCTGGTATTGCGGACGAAGGAAAACTGGACGCTGGCGGTGGGGATGTGGGATCTGGTCAATCGGTATCAGGACAGTAACTTTACCATGTTTGCTGCGGGGGCGGTTCTGATCGCCATCCCAATTACCCTGCTGTTTGTTTTCTTGCAACGATTCCTTGTTCAAGGTCTGACGGCAGGAGCTTCCAAAGGTTAATTCTGCGCCATAACAACATAGTCAGCCGCGATACCTGCGGCACATTCCAATCAGGCACTTCCGTGATGTCATGTCTTTGTCGACTGACAGAACTGCGGAAGTGCCTGGTTCTATATGGGCTCGAATCTTGATTAGGGAGGAACGTGATGTATGGGCATAAACCCGTCCAGTGAGCCCGAGGTTATGGGATATCAAGGAGGACAAGCTGCATTGCAAAATGCCAAGACTCCGCGAACGCTTTGGCGTAATGTTACCTTTCGGAGAATCTTGTATGGCTATGCGATCTCCGTATTCGGGGATTGCTTCAACGGGATTGCGATCAGTCTGTGGGTGTTACAGACCACAGGGAGTGCAAAGAGCATGGCGGCCGTACAGATCTGTAATATGGCCGTCAGTTTTTTATTTGGATCGGTGGCGGGTACGGTTGCAGACCGATTGGATCGCAGGAAGCTGATGCTGGCCTCGGATGTATTCCGCGGCGTAATGGCTGTGCTGATTGCGATTAGCTTATTTGGTTGGCATGCGCCGTTCCCGGTGGTACTGCTGTTGCTCTCACTCTCCATGTTTTCAAGCCTGTTTCAGGCACCTGCATTCCACGCCTCTGTAGCAAGTATGGTAGGCAGGGAGCATATTCAACAAGCAACCGGAACCATTCATATGGTGGATAATCTTGCCCGGATCAGCGGTCTTGCCGCGGCGGGAGTTGCTGTGGCTGCGTTTGGAGGATTCGTCGCCATATTAATTACAGGGGCAACCTTCCTATTGTCCGCAGTCTGTGTGCTGATGGCAGGCCGCTTTCCTGTGGTACAGCGATCCGTTAGTCAGCAGACCACGTTTGTTCAGGAATGGCGCAGTTCGTTCGGCTACATTTATCGGAATCGTCTAATTCGATCCATTGTATTGCTCAATCCGGTGCTAATCTTGTTTTTCATGTCTGCCATGATGCTGGTTCAAGTGATGGCGGTCAAGGTATGGGAGGCGAATCCGGTACAGTTTGGATTAATTGAGACCTGTATTCCGCTTGGATATATGATTGGCTCTGCACTGCTGATTGCTTCGGGAAAACGATTGAAGCGAAGAGGAAGATGGGTATTTATCGGTCTGATTGTATTAGGACCACTCTATATTTTACTGGCGAATGTATCCTCACCAATCATGGCGTTGCCGTTAATCGTGGCCGGAGGTGCGATGTTCGCCTGCTGTACGATGCTCACTCAGATTATGCTGAGGACAGCCGTTCCAGACGAGCTGCAAGGAAGGGTCTATGGTGTCGTTGGAACAATCACCAGTACAGCGCCTATTCTGGGATTGACTGTTGTCTCCGTATTGGCAGATCAGTGGGGGGCAGCTTCTGTGCTGCAAGGCGTGGGCATACTGCTGCTGGCGACAGGTATTCTGGCCGCTACAACCTTGAAGTCGATCCGAACCTATCAATAAAACGTATTAGGATTATCAATGATATGGATTGAACCACATGTACACA
Coding sequences:
- a CDS encoding sugar ABC transporter permease, whose translation is MQQQHVPVPVGPNRERQHRMTAAICSIILQGLGQLYNRQWIKGICLLLLEGAGLAYLLPRLSQAVWGIWTLGENTQRFVKVNGSTVLQRGDHSIFLLLDGIIVLLVFFVFILIYILNIRDAYVTGLAREEGKKTLGAAASLRNMMDKNFPYLFLSIPALGILFFTVMPILFTITIAFTNYSAPDHIPPAKLVDWVGFKTFSDLIQLKSWSQTFYGVLTWTVIWAILATVTTYFGGVLVALLIEQRGIRFKKLWRTIFILPYAIPQIISLLLMRNLFNGQFGPINTYMRAFGLEGLPWLTDPFWAKVTVIVVNMWIGIPVSMVLILGVLTAIPRDLYEAAEVDGASAFQKFRIITMPFILFATTPVLIMQFAGNFNNFNVIFLLTNGNPLRGDYQYAGATDLLVTWLYKLTLDNNKFNMASAVGIIIFLIIASFSIWNFRRSKSFKEEDMIQ
- a CDS encoding sugar ABC transporter permease, coding for MKTRNNPLRLALSYVLLVIIAIVSIYPVLWIFLSSLRPGAALFSERLWPEAFTLTHYGELFNNPSFMYGRWYMNTLKIAFFTMIFSTLMVTLGMYALSRFRFRGRKTILSTMLILGMFPSFMSMIAIYIILLQVKLLDTHAALILVYSSGAVLGGFIVKGFFDTIPRSLDEAARMDGASHLRVFTSIILPLSKPMLTYVALTSFTGAWMDFIFARLVLRTKENWTLAVGMWDLVNRYQDSNFTMFAAGAVLIAIPITLLFVFLQRFLVQGLTAGASKG
- a CDS encoding MFS transporter produces the protein MGINPSSEPEVMGYQGGQAALQNAKTPRTLWRNVTFRRILYGYAISVFGDCFNGIAISLWVLQTTGSAKSMAAVQICNMAVSFLFGSVAGTVADRLDRRKLMLASDVFRGVMAVLIAISLFGWHAPFPVVLLLLSLSMFSSLFQAPAFHASVASMVGREHIQQATGTIHMVDNLARISGLAAAGVAVAAFGGFVAILITGATFLLSAVCVLMAGRFPVVQRSVSQQTTFVQEWRSSFGYIYRNRLIRSIVLLNPVLILFFMSAMMLVQVMAVKVWEANPVQFGLIETCIPLGYMIGSALLIASGKRLKRRGRWVFIGLIVLGPLYILLANVSSPIMALPLIVAGGAMFACCTMLTQIMLRTAVPDELQGRVYGVVGTITSTAPILGLTVVSVLADQWGAASVLQGVGILLLATGILAATTLKSIRTYQ